The window GCCCAGCCACTCGCCGTCGATCAGGTTCTTGCGGAGCATGGTCGTCATCTTGTTTCCTTCGATTGGCTTCAAGCGGCAAGCGCCGTCATTTGTCAGACAAATGATATACGCATTGTCCGCCGACAGGTCTACCCGTGACCTTTCGATAAACCTAGGCGCACGGCGGCGGAAGTCCATCGAGCCCGTCCGCGACCACCTGTCACGATGCGGTGGGCCTCAACCGGAGAACGACCAGAACAGGCAGGCGAGCGTCACCGCCGCGAAGACGACGAAGAACAGGCTCCTGAGCAGGATGTTGCGGCGAAGACCGTTCATGGTCAGATGCGCCGCGACGATCGCCACGACGAACAGAAAGCGCCAGTTGACGAGCGCCCACAGCACCTCATGCTGGCCGAAGGCCCACCTGGCGAGGAGCGAGCCGACAATGGTGGCAAACAGCACGATCGTCGCCCAGAAGACCGCGTCGGCGCCATGGGTGAGAACGACGCCGGCGGCGCGGATGGGCAGGATCATCATCAACAGCGCGCTGAAGAAATAGAGGGCGGCGATGGCAAGGAAGGAGCCGGCATCGGCGATGCCGTCAAGGCGCTTCACGCCGAAGGCGCCATAGGGATAGCCGTGCCTCGCCACCGCCAGCGAGAGCGCCATGAGCAAAGCGCTCAACACCGTGACCAGAGCGAATGTGCCGAGGGCCTTTGTCATGCCGTTCCTTGCCGAGACGAATCAACAGGGCATGATTTTAGCCTACGGCCAACTGCCCTGCACGGCAGGCTAGCCCGAATATCTCACCAAAAGAAGTGCATCGGCCCCGAGAATCTGAGAAACTGCTTTTGCAACAAAGAGTTATCAGATTCAGGAACGGGGTCCGATGCAGACACACTGTACTTCCGAGCAGCTTGAATTTGAAGGCTTCGACGGCCACAAAGTTGTGGCTGGTTTCGACGGCGGAGCCATTACCTCAGACGCGGGCGCCTTGCTTCTGCGTCACGTTGATCGGGCCATCGGGCTGTTCGACCGGGTGGCCTCGTGCTTCGTCGATTACCGCGATCCGGATCTCACGGTTCACAGCGTCCGCACGTTGGTCGGGCAACGCATCGCAGCGATCGCGCTGGGATACGAGGACATCGACGACCACGACACGCTTCGCCACGACCCGGTGCTCGCACTTGTGTCGGAACGCTTGACGCCGAAGCGAGACGATTGTGCGGTGCTTGCTGGCAAGTCGACGCTCAACCGGCTGGAGCATGGCCGGGTCGGGGAGCCGACGCGCTATCACAAGATCAGCTACGACAGGCTAGCGTTGGAGGCCTTGTTCGTGGACCTGTTCCTAAAAGCCCACGACAAGCCGCCGGCCGAGATCGTGCTCGATCTCGACGCCACCGATGATCCGCTGCACGGCCGGCAGGAAGGCAGGTTCTTTCACGGCTACTACAACTGCTACTGCTACCTGCCGCTCTACATCTTCTGCGGCCGGCACCTTTTGGCGGCAAAGCTCAGGCGTTCCAACATCGATGCCAGCAAAGGAGCGGTCGAGGAGGTTGAGCGGATCGTGACCCAGATCCGCAAAACCTGGCCCAGGGTCCACATCATCCTGCGCGCTGATTCCGGCTTTGCGCGCGAGGAACTGATGGCCTGGTGCGAGATCAATCGCGTCGACTACGTCTTCGGCCTCGCCCGCAATGAACGGCTGGAAACCAAGATCGCCCCGACCTTGAAGGAAGCCTGCCTGGCATCTCGGGCAAGCGGGCAGGCCGCCCGGGTCTTCCGCGACTTCAGGTGGTCGACAAAAGACAGCTGGTCGCGCCGCAGGCGGGTCGTGGCCAAGGCCGAATGGACGACGCAGGGCGCCAATCCGCGCTTCATCGTGACGTCACTCAAGCCGGGGCGCTGGGCGGCACGGGTGCTTTACGAGGAGCTCTACTGCGCCCGCGGCGACATGGAGAACCGGATCAAGGAGTGCCAGCTCGACCTCTACGCTGATCGCACCAGTGCCAACACCATGCGCGCCAATCAGCTGCGGCTGTGGTTCGCCTCGTTTGCGTATGTCCTGATCTGCGCCTTGCGTCGCCTCGGTCTTGCCCATACCCGGCTCGCCAACGCCAGTTGCGGCACGATCAGATTGAAACTGCTGAAGATCGGCGCGCAGGTGCGCGTCTCGGTTCGTCGCATCAAGGTGGCGATGGCCTCAGCGTGTCCCTATGCCGAGGAGTTCGCCCTGGCTCACGCCCGAATACGTGCCGCGGCTCTGTAATGCCGCCGGACCTGAACCCTTCTCACAAACAATAGAGGACACATTGCTGAAGACCTGACCGTCGCCACACCGCGGCGCTGATCGCCGCCGTCCTCGAACTCCACAGCCATGCCAATGGCCGCGCCGCCTCAAAGCGCAGCCCGGCGATAGATTCGGTGAGAGAAGCGGGCTAGCCGATGCGGTTGCCGCTTTTCGGATCGAACAGGTGTAGCGCCGCCGGATCGGCCGACAACCGGACCGTATCGCCCGGCTTGACGCTGCTGCGCCCCATGACGAAGACGCAGACCTGCTGATTGGCCAGCCGGACATAGAATTGCGTCGACAGGCCGAGCGGCTCGACCACTTCGACCTCGCCTTTCAGCGCGCCGTCGTCGGCCAGCCTGATATGCTCCGGCCGCAGGCCGACGGTGAGCGCATCACCGTCGTTCAACGAAAGGCCTTCCGGCAATTTCAGCTTCTGGCCATCGGCCAGCACGGCGTCTGCACCGGAGACCGTCGCCGGCAGAAAATTCATGCCGGGCGAGCCGATGAAGCCGGCGACGAAGGTGTTGACCGGCCGGTCGTAGAGCTCCAGCGGGTGGCCGACCTGCTGGACGTAGCCGTCATGCATGACGACGATGCGGTCGGCCATGGTCATCGCCTCGATCTGGTCGTGGGTGACATAGACCGAGGTGGTCTTGAGCTGCTGGTGCAGCGCCTTGATCTCGGCGCGCATGTGGACGCGCAATTTGGCGTCGAGGTTCGACAGCGGTTCGTCGAACAGGAAGACCTTCGGATCGCGCACGATGGCGCGGCCCATGGCGACGCGCTGGCGCTGGCCGCCGGACAGCTGCCGCGGCAGGCGGCCGAGGAAATTGTCGAGGCCGAGGCGCCTGGCGGCCGCACCCACCCTGCCATCGATCGTCGCCTTCTCGGCCTTCTTCAAAAGCAGGCTGAAGCCCATGTTGGAGGAGACGTCCATGTGCGGGTAGAGCGCATAGGACTGGAACACCATGGCGATATCGCGGTCCTTCGGCGCCACATCGTTGACCAGCCGCTCGCCGATGCGGATCTCGCCGCCGGTCACCTCTTCCAGCCCGGCGATCATACGCAGGAGCGTGGACTTGCCGCAGCCGGACGGTCCGACCAGGACGACGAACTCGCCGTCGGCGATTTCGAGGTCGACGCCGTGCAGGATGCGCAGCGCGCCGTAATCCTTCTCGACATGTTGCAGCGTGACGGAGGCCATCGATTATCCTTTGACCGCGCCGGCGGTAAGGCCGGTGACGAGATAGCGTTGCAGGAAGGCGAAGAAGATGCAGACCGGGATCAGCGCCAGGATGGACGCCGCCATCATCTGCCCCCAGTCGACCGCGAACTTGCCGATGAAGGTGAGCAGCCCGACGGCGAAAGTCTTCTGGGCGTCGCTGGAGATCAGCATCAGCGCGAACAGCAATTCGCTCCAGGCGGCGGTGAAGACGAAGCCGAGCGTCGCGCCCATGCCGGGCAAGGTCAGCGGCACGATGACCCGGCGCATGGCCTGCGCGCGCGTGCAGCCGTCGATCATCGCCGCTTCCTCGAGGTCCTTGGGGATGCCGTCGAAGAAGGACTGCATGAGGAAGGTGGCGAAGGCGGTGTTGAAGGCGGTGTAGATGATGATCAGCCCGACCAGGCTGTTGGTCAGGCCGAGCTGGCCCATGATGCGGTAGATCGGCGGGATGACCATGACCAGCGGGAAGGTCTGGGTGAGCAGCAGCAGGATCGCCAGCGTCGCCTTGCCGCGGAAGGCGAAGCGCGACATGGCGTAGCCGGCGAGCGTGGCAATCACGGTGACGAACGCTGCCGTCGACACCGAGACGATGACGCTGTTGAGGAAATAGCGCGGGAAGTCGGAGGCTTCGAGCACGGTGACGAAGTTCTGGAACGTCGTCTCAGACGGCCAGAAGGTGATGCCTTCGGAATAAAGCAGGCGTTCCGGCGTCAGCGATATCTTCAGCGTCCAGAAGATCGGGAACAGCGCGAAGATCACATAGGCAGCAATCGCCGCATAGAGGCCGAAGCCGCCGACAATGCGCGAGGAGGTGGAGCGCCCGGCGATCATCAGACGTGCCTCACCAGCGTGCGGCGGATGGCGATCAACCCCACGGCATAGGCAATCAGCAGCACCAGCAGCAGCACCGCGACGGCCGAGGCATAGCCCTTGTCCAGCGACTTGAAGGCGCTGACATAGATGTAGACCGGCACCGTGCTGGTCGAGCCGGCCGGCCCGCCCTCGGTCATGACGAAGATCAGGTCGGCGAAAGTGGCGATCCAGATGGTGCGCAGCATGACGGTGATGACGATGGTCGGCGCCAGGAAAGGCAGCGTCACCTTGGTGAAACGCTGCCAGGGCGAGGCGCCGTCGATGGCCGCAGCCTCATGCAATTCGGACGGGATCGATTTCAGCGCCGCCAGCAGCGTGATGGCGAAGAACGGGATGCCGAACCAGATGTTGGCGACGATCGGGCCCCACATGGCGGTTGCGGGATCGGACAGCACATTGGTCGGCTCAGCCTTCAGGCCAAGGGCAAAGAGCCAGTGTGGCAGCGGCCCGATGATCGGGTTGAACAGCCAGGCCCAGGTGAGGCCGGACAGAAAAGACGGCACCGCCCAGGGCAGGAACACCACCGCCTGCACTATCCTGCGGCCAAAGAACGGCTTGTCGAGCAGCAGCGCCAGGCCCAGCCCGAGGAAGAACTGGAAGAACAGGCTGGCGACGGTCCACCACAGCGTGTTGATCAGCGCCTGGCCGAGCACCTGGTCGGACAGCATCGCCTGGTACTGGCCGAGCCCGACATATTCCGACCTGAAGGCGGAGAACTTTCTGAACGAATAGCTGACGCCGATGATCAGCGGCACCAAGAGCACGACGACCAGGAGAACGATAGCCGGCGAAAGATAGAGCCAGGGCTCGATCGCCGCCCTGCTCAGCCGCTTCTTGCGCGGCCGGCCGGCGGTTCGGATTTCGGAAACGGCATAGGTCATGGGGGCTCGCGATGGGAGGGGCAGGCGTGGCAACTGCGCCCTTCTCCCCGTTTACGGGGAGAAGATGCCGGCAGGCAGATGAGGGGCAGCGCTAAGCTAGCAGGACTTGGCGCCGTCCCTCATCCGTCACTTGTCTGTGAATGTCGTTCTCCCAAAACCGCTACGCACTTTTGAGCGACATTCATCGGGTGACACCTTCTCCCCGTGAACGGGGAGAAGGAAGAAGAAGCTACTTCTTGTTCTTCGCCATCCAGTCCTGCTGTTCCTTGGTCAGGAACGCTGCCCATTCGTCGGCCACCTGCTTGGCCGGTTTCTGGCCGAGCAGCACTTCCTGGAAATTCTTGATCGCCACCTGGTCGACGAAATTGCCGAGGTTCTCCAGATGCGTCGGCGGCGTCACCATTTCATATTTGGAGCTGTCGGAGAGCTCGGTGAACCAGCCCTTGAACTGCTCGGTCTTGAAGTGGGCGTCCTGGTCGGCGCCTTTGTGGATCGGCACCACGCCGACTTCCTTGGCCCATTCCAGATTGTCCTTGGGCGACAACAGCGTCGCCATCAGCTTCCAGGCATCATCCTTGTGCTGGGAATTGGCGAACATCGCCCAGCCGGCATAACCAAGCGTCGGATAGGATTTGCCGCTCGGCCCGACCGGCAATGGCGCAACCGCGAAGTCGTCGGCGCTCATCTTGTCGGCGATGCCGAGCAGCGCGTCCGGATCCTGGTTGAGCATGGCGCAGGTGCCGGAATAGAAGCCGGTCACCGTCTCGTTGAAGCCCCAGCTCACGGCGTCCTTCGGCGCCAGGCGGTTCTTGTACATATCGGCCAGCATCTGCAGGCCCTTGACCGAGCCTTCCTCGTTGATTGTCGAGGTGCCGTCCGCGTTGAAGTAGCCGCCCTTGCCGGCGGCGATGTTCATGAACATGTGCATGCCGTTGAAGGCGCCGGGACCGCCGCGCAGGCAGTAGCCGTATTTGCCTGGAATGGCCGAGATCTTCTTGGAATCCTCGACGAACTCGTCGAGCGTCGCGGGCGGGCCGTCGAGACCGGCCTGCTTGAACAGCTTCTTGTTCCAGAACA is drawn from Mesorhizobium sp. B1-1-8 and contains these coding sequences:
- a CDS encoding ABC transporter substrate-binding protein, producing MKRLTVMLAAAAGLAISASGALADTTVKMVEVITSPPRTEFLKKQIAEFEQANPGIKVELVSLPWGQAFEKFLTMVQAGDTPDVVEMPERWMGLYANNGQLEDLGPYMAKWPDAKTLGDRAKQFGSTVNNTQYMIPYGYYVNALFWNKKLFKQAGLDGPPATLDEFVEDSKKISAIPGKYGYCLRGGPGAFNGMHMFMNIAAGKGGYFNADGTSTINEEGSVKGLQMLADMYKNRLAPKDAVSWGFNETVTGFYSGTCAMLNQDPDALLGIADKMSADDFAVAPLPVGPSGKSYPTLGYAGWAMFANSQHKDDAWKLMATLLSPKDNLEWAKEVGVVPIHKGADQDAHFKTEQFKGWFTELSDSSKYEMVTPPTHLENLGNFVDQVAIKNFQEVLLGQKPAKQVADEWAAFLTKEQQDWMAKNKK
- a CDS encoding carbohydrate ABC transporter permease; translation: MIAGRSTSSRIVGGFGLYAAIAAYVIFALFPIFWTLKISLTPERLLYSEGITFWPSETTFQNFVTVLEASDFPRYFLNSVIVSVSTAAFVTVIATLAGYAMSRFAFRGKATLAILLLLTQTFPLVMVIPPIYRIMGQLGLTNSLVGLIIIYTAFNTAFATFLMQSFFDGIPKDLEEAAMIDGCTRAQAMRRVIVPLTLPGMGATLGFVFTAAWSELLFALMLISSDAQKTFAVGLLTFIGKFAVDWGQMMAASILALIPVCIFFAFLQRYLVTGLTAGAVKG
- a CDS encoding carbohydrate ABC transporter permease, whose protein sequence is MTYAVSEIRTAGRPRKKRLSRAAIEPWLYLSPAIVLLVVVLLVPLIIGVSYSFRKFSAFRSEYVGLGQYQAMLSDQVLGQALINTLWWTVASLFFQFFLGLGLALLLDKPFFGRRIVQAVVFLPWAVPSFLSGLTWAWLFNPIIGPLPHWLFALGLKAEPTNVLSDPATAMWGPIVANIWFGIPFFAITLLAALKSIPSELHEAAAIDGASPWQRFTKVTLPFLAPTIVITVMLRTIWIATFADLIFVMTEGGPAGSTSTVPVYIYVSAFKSLDKGYASAVAVLLLVLLIAYAVGLIAIRRTLVRHV
- a CDS encoding ABC transporter ATP-binding protein, giving the protein MASVTLQHVEKDYGALRILHGVDLEIADGEFVVLVGPSGCGKSTLLRMIAGLEEVTGGEIRIGERLVNDVAPKDRDIAMVFQSYALYPHMDVSSNMGFSLLLKKAEKATIDGRVGAAARRLGLDNFLGRLPRQLSGGQRQRVAMGRAIVRDPKVFLFDEPLSNLDAKLRVHMRAEIKALHQQLKTTSVYVTHDQIEAMTMADRIVVMHDGYVQQVGHPLELYDRPVNTFVAGFIGSPGMNFLPATVSGADAVLADGQKLKLPEGLSLNDGDALTVGLRPEHIRLADDGALKGEVEVVEPLGLSTQFYVRLANQQVCVFVMGRSSVKPGDTVRLSADPAALHLFDPKSGNRIG
- a CDS encoding IS1380 family transposase, with product MQTHCTSEQLEFEGFDGHKVVAGFDGGAITSDAGALLLRHVDRAIGLFDRVASCFVDYRDPDLTVHSVRTLVGQRIAAIALGYEDIDDHDTLRHDPVLALVSERLTPKRDDCAVLAGKSTLNRLEHGRVGEPTRYHKISYDRLALEALFVDLFLKAHDKPPAEIVLDLDATDDPLHGRQEGRFFHGYYNCYCYLPLYIFCGRHLLAAKLRRSNIDASKGAVEEVERIVTQIRKTWPRVHIILRADSGFAREELMAWCEINRVDYVFGLARNERLETKIAPTLKEACLASRASGQAARVFRDFRWSTKDSWSRRRRVVAKAEWTTQGANPRFIVTSLKPGRWAARVLYEELYCARGDMENRIKECQLDLYADRTSANTMRANQLRLWFASFAYVLICALRRLGLAHTRLANASCGTIRLKLLKIGAQVRVSVRRIKVAMASACPYAEEFALAHARIRAAAL